The genomic DNA CTACTATCGCAGTCACTACTACCAGCCATTCTCGATTTAGCCCAAGATGGCAAGTGGAGAATCCGTATGGCAATTATCCAACTTATACCTCTGCTCGCCAAGCAGCTAGGACAAGAATTTGTGAGCGAGAAGCTTGCTTCTCTCTGCGTTGAATGGCTCGGTGATGATATTGCAACTATTCGGCAAGCGGCAGCTAGCAATATCAAGGACTTGACTGCCTTGTTTGGCACAACTTGGGCAACTgagtttcttcttccatcgaTCGTGGACATTCGAGAAAACGAATCTTACCTTAGACGATTAACGGCGCTTCAGGCATGTTCGATGATGGCAACCGAAATGGATTCTGATTCGGCACGGATAGAAATATTGCCTCTCATTCTTGAGATGGCAACAGACCTTGTAAGTTTGAATGATGTCATGCATGCTTTTGTCGTGTTCGAGCTATCCGCTCATCACCTTCAAACTCGTTCCTTTCAGGTACCAAACATCAGATTTAATGTGGCAAAGGAACTGCAATCCATGGCTCACGCGTGTGGCATCTCGGCTTACGAATCACAGGTTTTGCCTGTATTGAATATGCTGCTCGAAGATGAAGATAGGGATGTTCGATTTTATGCCGAAAAGGCTGCCACTGCTTTGGATGAGACATTTGCCGCTATGGATGCATTAATCAAATAGCAAAGCTGCTCGCAATTTCACTGACTGTCATGCATGACTTTACGTTACATAACTTTTTTGAAGTGTGAAACGTAACCGTTTCAACACTAGTTTACTGTTGTTCTCTAGCTGTTTACAGTTCATGGAAAGAACCTTCTCGACTCGCTAGCAGAGCACTTTCTAGCCCGCTTTgtgacaacgacaatgaaCAAGAAGTAACCCTAGCTCTAGAGCTACCCTCCAAtctgctcacagtcactcacagtcagttcgaCAACTCGGCTCCAACATGAGCCAAGGGAAAAGCTTGTGGTAACAACTTAATTACGTAACATAAAACGAATCACAGTCGACAAAACCCATAGCGATCATGTCAATGTAAAACCAGAAACTCCTTTTTTCACAGACAAGGGCAtttgtttgattttgtgGGCGAGACTAACGCACTGAGGTTACCAAATTACCATGACAGCATCGAAAAAACCATCAACCAACGCATCGAAGTCCACGTCCGGCGCATCCGACGAGTCGGGTCTTCTAGCGCCACGGCGGATGGAACACACGACAGCATGTTTACCCATTGTTTACGGATCCGTTGCTTTTTACCTGGGAAAGAAAGCGGACGAATACAACACTCATCAGTGGACTCTGCATCTCCGTGGACCAAATAACGAAGATCTTTCACCAGTGATCTCGAAGGTTGTATTTCATCTGCACCCGTCATTCGCCCAGCCAACTAGAGAATTGACTGAACCTCCTTACGAAGTAACTGAGCGAGGATGGGGTGAATTTGAAGCACAAGTACGCATAGTATGGAAAGACTCGTCTGAAAGGCCTATTCTGGTACGTCTCACTAAGTGGTTCCAATTTCTTATTCCCACATGTGGGCACTAAATAAGACGTTCTGCCGCTTTACAGATTTCTCATGGAATCAAGCTTTATCCCCCGGGTACGGCACCGAATGCAGCTCCCACAGATACGGAAACTGCGGTTGTGGCTGAATCTTACGATGAAGTGGTGTTTACCGATCCTTCCGAAACATTTTATACTCAGTTGCTTCGCGTAGCAAACCTCCCACCCATCACCACGTATACCCAACTGAAGCACTTTAAAGGATTATCGGATTCGGAAGATATGGCCAGTCTTATAGAGGCACAAAAGTTTCTGCACCAGGAACTTTCAGCTGTCAAAGAACGCATGATGGGGGTCGATCAAAGTATGCAAGAGGTCGATGCCGCATTGCGTGACATTCATGAGAAGCAACAGTCCCAAAAGGCTACCGGGTCACGCAAAGCTTCAGTGTCGAGGAGTGCTCCTCGTTCGGCACCGCGGCCAAGCGCTGGCCCGGCATCGAAGAAAGCCAAGACTGCACCATCTTCAGTGGCCCCCACTTTGACTAAGTCATAGCTTTGTCATTGTTCGTACTGTATTCCAATGTCTCATGTCGGTCAATATGGTGGTTGAGTGTAGCACTAATACTGTTGGCGGGAACACATTTTTGGATGCTACCCACTCACCCTAGCGATTCTATAGACTCTGCAAAATCCAGAAGCTAACCTCGTTGGGCATAGATTTGAGTGTGGTATGAATTTGGATTTCCAATGCGACATCCCTGTTTGTGACGTCCGTTCACCCGTCCGTCGTCGACTTTCGGACATCTCGGCGTTGCCAGTGCTACTGTTGCTCGATCACACGTATTACGGTGCCCCGGCCTTCCGACATTGGCTTCAGGATCACAGTAGAAAATTTGTCAATAAACGCAGAACTACATCCTGGTTCACGACAATAGAGTACTTCTTGTGTATCTAGCCGTGGAAGATCCTTGCAGAAATAGAATGGCGTTCTCGTTCGGAAGCGCTACGCCTGCACCGGCACCAAGCGGAGGTGGGTTCAGCTTTGGAAGCACCGGAAGCAGTGCGCCAACTCCCGCGAGTGGTGGTTTCTCCTTCGGCTCGTCGAGCAGCGGTCCGGCGGCTACCTTCGGACCCGCTCCAGCTACGGGCGGGTTTGGATCTCCTAGTCCGGCTCCTGCGTTTGGTTCTACTCCGGCCCCTGCTTTTGGTTCTACTCCGGCCCCTGCTTTTGGTTCTACTACACCGGCACCGTCATCTGGAttcggctttgcgagtaaCCCAGCACCCGCTCCTTTCGGAAGTCCGGCTCCAGCACCTTTTGGAACTCCAGCAGGACAATCTCAAGCTCAGCAAGAAGCATCAATTGCGGGAAGCACTCAGTATAGTGATCTTTCTCCGCAGTACCGTCAAATAATTGACAACCTTCACGAGACAATCATACGACACAAACGGATAATGATCAATGTTCAGTCTACGGCACCGGCACTACTAGTTGCAAGCACTGGGACACCTTTGGCGTCCACGTCACAGCCACCCTCTTTGACACACGAAATGGCGAAACTACAAACGGCTGGCAAGCGTTTGCAGCAAGACTTGGAGCAACTCCATTCCCGTGCGCTGCAGCAAAAAGAGATTTGTGGTGAGGCTGTTACACAGGCGTTCGTGTATGGAAAAATTCCCATTGAAACAGTAGCAACCCGGCGTGGTGTTCGACTTTccgtggaagaagaaaagaaagacacTTCTCAGGACACACAACAAAAAGTACGGGACTTGCTGGATGGACAGGCTGCCTACGTTGACCGTGTCGAGCGGATTCCTAGCCCATTTCTGTGGCAAACTATTGAAGACATACAGCACCGTCTTGCAAACATTCAAGAGCAAGCGCACATCCTGCAGTCACGATTGGCGTTGTCATTGTCATCGGAACCCATTCACGTTTCTTCTACTGTTGAATATCAACATATCACACTCTCGCATCTAACTCAGTCGTTTAACACAATTCACCATAAAGTGGACGAAATCAGAACCCAGTACCGTTGGTTTGAAAAGAATGACAGCGACaatgttttggaaaagtctGCCCGTGAGGAGCGAAGCCGACAGCGTAGTCTAGACGAAAAGGTTCAATTGCAGTTTCTTCGCGCATCCGGTCCGACGCCTGGAGCGGCCCCGGCCACCACGGTGCCTGCTCCGACTTCAGCCTATTCGTTTGGCGGAACCTCCTCCGCATCTACTCCTGCCTCGAGTAGCTTTTCATTTAGCAATAGCAGCTTACCGGCACCTGCATTTGGAGCACCATCACCAGCTCCTGCGTTCGGGGCACCAGCTCCGACTCCAGGAGGCTCCCTGTTTGGCAGCACTGCCCCTGCACCATCCAATGGAGGATTCTCATTCGGTGGTACCACTTCCGCGATCGCGACACCCAAGAAGAAGAGTAGCTCGCGGAGTGGCCGGTTGGGTCGCTGAAGAAAATACACCTGGAAAGCATGGGAAATGTATATCAGCACTACTACTAGCAGGAAAGATTATGCAAAATATATATCCTATATCACTAGTTACACCTTTGACGACATAAAGAGGCACATTCATTTTCCGTTGCTAGCCGCATGGTAGCTAAATAACTCGACGTATGCCAGAGGGTAATTCCTACTCATCGTCCTGGATGGGTTCGTTGAtcatttcgtccaaatctttggTTGTCAAGCGATCGGTGAGTCCAAGCGTAGGTGGCTTTAACAAATTCTCTCGTAAATCTGAAAACACAGACTCCATTGTCGAAGTTCGCTCGAGCCTACTGGGTTTCCATGGCGGACCATCGTCAAATTCCAGCGATAACGCTTCAATAGTTGTGGATCTACTACTAGCGGACAAAGTGACAGGACGAATCATCAGATCCATGGAAATCTCATCGATTGTACTCATGCGGTTGATTTCCGTTACTCGACTTGGCTTCGGTGGAAGACCACCGCCGCCTTCGTCAACAATTCGCGGCGTATCCAAATCAAATGGTGTTTCACACCCGTGCGTTACGGAAGTCAAAGAGCTACGATCCATGTCTTGGCTAAGTTCACTCATTTCTTTCGCTGTGTCAAACTTTCCATTCTTGAATTGATCAGGAAAGCTCAATTCCTTCAGTCTATTGGAAGCACGGCTATTGTCTCTGTTCAATGCACATCTCTTCACCGAAGGGCCAATTAAGTCAGGCTTGGTCTCTATGGTTTCGTTATGATTGGATGTCATACGTTTTACCATGTGAGGTTTCGGAACACGATAGGGCTCGTCCTTTTTAGAACTCAGTACTGGTGAAGTCGAAGCTGCATCCCGTCGTATTCGATCGTACTCCTCTCCGGACAACGTCTTCACAAGCTCTCCCACACCTTGTCCCGACCAAGTTGACGCAACCGACGGATCGACTTCATACGGTGGAGATGGTGGACTTCCCAATCCCGATGATGATGGAAGGCAAGGTTGTTGAGGCGGCTGTCGTGGAGGGGGAGCATGGGGGAGCGGATTTGGAGGAACCGATCCATTTGAATAATGATATTGTGTTGGACCGACAGGTGAAATCTGAGCATGCGGCGACGGGGGACCCCAGTGACCTGAACCTGCGCGGGAATCAAAAGCAGCATATGTTGCAGGATGGCTTACGGAAGCGTGAGGTAGAGGAAATTGTCCCAAAGAATGCTCCCTACTAGAATAGTACTGGCTCCAGCTGCCTTGTGGATGAATTGCGCCCGGCATGGGTGGCGCCGCTGATCCCCAGCTTTCGAATCGGCCCTGCGAATTTGTGTATTGAAAGTGGCGATCTTCTTGTGACATGTGAGCATACCGTCCGGGAGATGGTGGAAGGTGTACAATACTTTCGTGACTGCTATACCGATAATGTCTGCCTCCATGTGGGGGAATTCCCAAACTTCCAATACTGGTATGGCTTCCTGTCCGTGAATTCGTTTCGTGCGGTGCTGGTGGTCCCATGTGACGTGCTCCAGCGCTTTCCTGACTTTGCGTTCGCTCTTGCAACGCGGAATCACTAGGTAGTCTCTGACTGCTCTGGAATGGATCTTGCCACGAGAAACCATCCAACGTAACCGCTTCGTTATCTTCCAAATACTCGCGCCCCAGGCTGTGATCACGCGCCAAAACAGCTTTCGTGACATTCCGTTTGCCTGTATTTGTCCCCTGTGCAAACCGTGTCCGCTTTTCGTCCCCGCTTGACTGGTAATGTAAGAACACAGGTGAGGAATCAAGTAAACTATAAATCTTCACGCCAGAGTCCCTCGCTTTACAACTCACGTCGTCGCTCAGCAGAGGCGTCCCATCTTTCCCGAgtcgttcttcttcttgctgtTTGCGAATAAGCGGAGCCTTTTCACGAAGTGCTTGACTGATCTTTTCCCTGGCTTTCCGGTCCCCTACATCATTCCACTGGTTGGTCTTTTCATCTAGCTTCAGAAATCGACCCGGAGGATCCTGAGCCCGCCATTCGCGGACAATTTCCAGCGCAACCATTGGTTTGTCGAGACGCTTGCTATTGACGTAATCGACCTTGCGATCTTCCACCATTTGGCGGTAACGtttgtttcctttgtggtGATTGGTACCGCCTGCCAAaatgacaaagaaaaaaaaacgGCACGATATTTTTCGAAATGTTAGAAAAAATCACTTATTCAACCTGTACCAATCGCCGAACTCTTCTCACCTCCTCGCCCGTACATGACATCATTCTCGTGCGGATCTTGAATGTTCGTTAAAGGCCAGTCAACCGTACGACTTTTTGGCTTGCCTTCCGATTCGGAGGAACCGtcatctttcttttcttcttcagtcgGAGCAGCAGCTGCATCGACTTCCTTGCCAAACTCTACGCTCGTTATCGACATGACGATTGGGTGATTTCGATTTCCGAGATTGGACTTTCTCAACGTTAAAACCTGCCCGGAGTCGGAAGCAACAAAGCGAAGCTCCAACTCTCGAGTTCTGAACGTTAACGTTGGTTTGACTTGTGTCGTTTATGAACTCGAGTTGAACCGTGGGACGAGTTCTCGTCTTTGAAGCGTATTCTTTGAATTTGCAATCTATCGTCGAATGCAGagaaactaacagtaagtttgTGTCTTGTTTCCGAGAGGTGATCTCGTTCCGGTTTTTGGACGTGTTGATGCGTTTGCTGCTCCGAGAGGTTTGGGTTGCGGGGAGAGTGTCCGGTCCTTTTGGACTCACAGTGAGCGACTACCCTGGTAAGTGATATTCGCGTGTGTGTGAATGCGTGATTCCACCCCTGTGCGTTCGGCTCGACCTAGTCGCGCACGAAGCAATTTGATTGGGTCCGTTTGTCGAACGTCATTCTTTTGGATCGTGCTGCTAAGGTTCAGGCTTCGGGGCAATAACAACGTTCGGACCATCGACGAGGAAGCAATTTTTCATTTCATGACCCGGAACAAATTCTGTTCCTTTCCTTACGTCAGCCGTCAAATTCAAAAATTTCTCTTGACTTTTGTCGGTACCGCCTACCGTCAGTCGCTcgctaccttgcggcatgaTCGAACCCAAGAgtggtgactgtgaaggatATTTTTGTTTGCCCCCATCCAATTTTCGATCCTGGTCCCTCTCATTTTCTGCAGAAAATACCTGTCACGATGGTAGTTCTTCTTCGTACCATGACGACCGCAGCCTTTGGCTATCTATctctctttcgaaaatcaGCCATGGCGTTTGGGTCTCTCCCAGTATCACGTCTTGCGTTTACAGAATCGGCGAGGCACATGGCCACCAACACCAGACCTCTCCATCCGCCAATGGGCATTCCAGGATCTTTACGGCATTTTACAAGTCTCCGAGCCTCGTCGAGCGACAACGTCAAGatcgaaacaacaaaatctCCAGTTCCCATAACGCTCCTTAGTGGATTTCTGGGAACCGGGAAGACGACAGCGTTGAAGCACTTGCTCGAaacgaacgacaacaaaaaaATCGGGGTCATCGTCAACGACGTTGCCGCCGTCAATATTGACGCCAAGCTGATTCAGTCACAGAGCTCGGATATGGTGGAACTGCAAAATGGATGTGCATGCTGCTCCTTGGCGGATGAACTGTTCTTCTCGGTGGAGAAGATCTTGTTGGGTCGCGACCTCGATGCTATTGTCGTGGAACTTTCCGGAGTCGCGGACCCAATGGCCATTCGAAACAATTGGAAAATGGCCCCATCGGAAGTTCGCGACATGGCAGATATTGCACGAGTCGTGACGTTGGTAGACTCACAAACCTTTGGGACCGACTACATGACGTGGGATACTGCCGCCGACCGACCGGGATGGACCAACCCAGTCGATCCGTGTGCAGGTAACGCCAAGGTTGCCGAGCTCTTGGCCGAACAGGTTGAAGCCGCCAACCTTGTACTCATCAATAAATGCGATCTTTCAAATGCGGAAGAAGTGCTGGTAGCAGAAAAGGTCACGCGGGCACTGAACGGCAAAACCAATGTCGAAAAAGTAGTCTTTGGAAAGATTGCCCCGAAGCTGATACTTGGAACGGTAGAAGAGATTACCGCAGCCTGCACGGACCCGGCTTGCGACGACGAATCACACAGCCATTCACACACCCAGGATCACGGTTGCATGGAATCGGGATGCAACGATAGCTCGCATTCACACGCGCACGATCACGCGTGCGTGGATGCCGGCTGCACCGACGTGTCACACGAACACAGCCATGCGCATTCGGAGAGTACCTGTGCCGATCCAGATTGTACCGATGCAACTCATGAGCACACTCATTCCCATAGTACGTCTACGGATCAGTTGGGTATTGTCAACTTCGTCTATAAGGCCGCTGTTCCCTTCGAACCGAAGCGATTGATGACGATGTTGGAGACGTGGCCCATACCTCTTAAGGATACACTTGATCTAGGTTTCTTGCAAGAAGAGCAGACCAAAGTCTTGTTCGAGGACGGTATGGACGAAAGCCCTTTTAGCGGCGTGCTGCGGAGCAAGGGATTTTGCTGGTTCGGGCCGTCGAAATGGAGTGGGGCCAACAGTGATGCATGGCGACACGAAACTGCCATGTACTGGTCACATGCCGGTAAACACTTTAGCATCACGTCCGGTGGCAAATGGTGGGGAACCATGCCACGGGAAAAGATGACAAAATTCTTTGATGAAAATATGGCAGAGTTTGATCGCATTGTGCGGGATGATTTTGTCTCAGAGGAGTTCGGCGACCGTCGGCAGGAGATTGTATTTATAGGAATCGGATTGAACGAAAACGAGATACGAGCGGCTATGGACGAATGTCTAATGACCGAAAGTGAAATGGCCAAGTACAGGCAAAATCTGCAGAATCTTTTGGCCACAACTATGGCGACATCGTCGGGTCCGAGTCTCTTTGATGTGGGTACGATTGACCATGCTGATACGAAGTAAACTTAGAGTGTATGCATTGGATGTAATTCGATTTTCTAAAATTTACAGCGATTCTCCTTTTTCGTATGCATTAATACAACTTACACTCTCTAATGTAGCATCTGCTTTCAAAAATGATTAGTTTCGACAATAAATACCTCCCGTTTACAACCCTTTCGGATCAGATATATCCGCCGAGCTACTGCCCGCACTAGCTCGTCGCAAGCCTCGAAAGATACTGGGAACAAAAGATCGTTTATCTGAGCTGTCGGATTTTCGACGGCTGAGAAAGGAGATACGCCGCTGAGGCTCTTCGTCGCTCTCTTCGTCGATGCTCATGCTGCTGACATCGGACcgttttcttccaaaaaacAACGACATCCGTTGTGCCGTAGGGGTTTTTATATCTTCGCTGCTTTCCAACGGCTTCTTGCGTGGAAAAGCAAAGGGCATCTTAGAACTAAAGTGATCGCTTTCATCACTATCTCTGTCGGCAATTCCTGGTATGCCAGGAAATATCGACTTCGGCCAATCGCCTTTCCCTTCAATTCCAGCCTTGCGACGTCGTTCTCTCATGCCTTCAACTAGGTCCTGTGCCGACATCTCGTCCACGTCATCGCACTCATGGCTGTTCTCGGCTATAACAACAGGGAATTCAGGCGACTGAAACGACTCTGAGCTCCTGTTGAAGGATTCGTTGCCGCTGAACGAGCCGTTGTACGAGCTGTGACCATTCCAAGAAGTATGCCCATGCTTTTCGAAGCTGTTTTTCCTGTTAATTTTTTCTTGACGATCGGAAAATGAGCTGGATTTGCCGATCGAACCGATTGATAAACGTT from Phaeodactylum tricornutum CCAP 1055/1 chromosome 22, whole genome shotgun sequence includes the following:
- a CDS encoding predicted protein; translated protein: MSITSVEFGKEVDAAAAPTEEEKKDDGSSESEGKPKSRTVDWPLTNIQDPHENDVMYGRGGGTNHHKGNKRYRQMVEDRKVDYVNSKRLDKPMVALEIVREWRAQDPPGRFLKLDEKTNQWNDVGDRKAREKISQALREKAPLIRKQQEEERLGKDGTPLLSDDSSGDEKRTRFAQGTNTGKRNVTKAVLARDHSLGREYLEDNEAVTLDGFSWQDPFQSSQRLPSDSALQERTQSQESAGARHMGPPAPHETNSRTGSHTSIGSLGIPPHGGRHYRYSSHESIVHLPPSPGRYAHMSQEDRHFQYTNSQGRFESWGSAAPPMPGAIHPQGSWSQYYSSREHSLGQFPLPHASVSHPATYAAFDSRAGSGHWGPPSPHAQISPVGPTQYHYSNGSVPPNPLPHAPPPRQPPQQPCLPSSSGLGSPPSPPYEVDPSVASTWSGQGVGELVKTLSGEEYDRIRRDAASTSPVLSSKKDEPYRVPKPHMVKRMTSNHNETIETKPDLIGPSVKRCALNRDNSRASNRLKELSFPDQFKNGKFDTAKEMSELSQDMDRSSLTSVTHGCETPFDLDTPRIVDEGGGGLPPKPSRVTEINRMSTIDEISMDLMIRPVTLSASSRSTTIEALSLEFDDGPPWKPSRLERTSTMESVFSDLRENLLKPPTLGLTDRLTTKDLDEMINEPIQDDE
- a CDS encoding predicted protein, which gives rise to MTTAAFGYLSLFRKSAMAFGSLPVSRLAFTESARHMATNTRPLHPPMGIPGSLRHFTSLRASSSDNVKIETTKSPVPITLLSGFLGTGKTTALKHLLETNDNKKIGVIVNDVAAVNIDAKLIQSQSSDMVELQNGCACCSLADELFFSVEKILLGRDLDAIVVELSGVADPMAIRNNWKMAPSEVRDMADIARVVTLVDSQTFGTDYMTWDTAADRPGWTNPVDPCAGNAKVAELLAEQVEAANLVLINKCDLSNAEEVLVAEKVTRALNGKTNVEKVVFGKIAPKLILGTVEEITAACTDPACDDESHSHSHTQDHGCMESGCNDSSHSHAHDHACVDAGCTDVSHEHSHAHSESTCADPDCTDATHEHTHSHSTSTDQLGIVNFVYKAAVPFEPKRLMTMLETWPIPLKDTLDLGFLQEEQTKVLFEDGMDESPFSGVLRSKGFCWFGPSKWSGANSDAWRHETAMYWSHAGKHFSITSGGKWWGTMPREKMTKFFDENMAEFDRIVRDDFVSEEFGDRRQEIVFIGIGLNENEIRAAMDECLMTESEMAKYRQNLQNLLATTMATSSGPSLFDVGTIDHADTK
- a CDS encoding predicted protein; this encodes RRMEHTTACLPIVYGSVAFYLGKKADEYNTHQWTLHLRGPNNEDLSPVISKVVFHLHPSFAQPTRELTEPPYEVTERGWGEFEAQVRIVWKDSSERPILISHGIKLYPPGTAPNAAPTDTETAVVAESYDEVVFTDPSETFYTQLLRVANLP